From a region of the Salminus brasiliensis chromosome 4, fSalBra1.hap2, whole genome shotgun sequence genome:
- the slc30a10 gene encoding calcium/manganese antiporter SLC30A10, producing MGRYTGKTCRLIFMLVITVVFFVAEIVAGYAGNSIALVSDSFNMLSDMVSLCVGLLSARLSRRRGSARCSYGLARVEVVGALSNAVFLAALLFSISAEAIKRLTRPERIDDPFLVLVVGSLGLAVNVVGLFIFQDCRWMCGRARRAAGEKSEEKTVMNGEAGPLAHQAESQQKDTNQSDGQPLNIRGVLLHVLNDALGSVVVVVASVLFYVWPDDANAPCNWKCYVDPSLTLVMVAIILISAAPLMKETTSILLQMSPPDLTVATILEDVSRLAAVVSVHEVHVWELVKDRNVATLHVKVNSEFGKSELRSLYAQIREVFHKAGIHSVTIQVEISDDELDGSLCSNPCMSTGCLKLSCCPTEPTFASGNKGNQSHSLGEVSVDMVDGTKNVLRERDTKQLKGKPTETTKF from the exons atgggaCGCTACACCGGCAAGACGTGTCGCCTCATCTTCATGCTGGTGATCACGGTGGTGTTCTTCGTGGCGGAGATCGTGGCGGGCTACGCGGGGAACTCCATCGCTCTGGTCTCGGACTCCTTCAACATGCTCTCCGACATGGTGTCGCTGTGTGTGGGCTTGCTGTCCGCCCGCCTGTCGCGCAGGAGGGGCTCGGCGCGCTGCTCGTACGGCCTGGCCCGGGTCGAGGTGGTGGGCGCGCTCTCCAACGCCGTCTTCCTAGCCGCCCTCCTCTTCTCCATCTCGGCCGAAGCCATCAAGCGCCTCACCCGGCCCGAGCGCATCGACGACCCGTTCCTGGTGCTGGTGGTCGGCTCGCTGGGGCTGGCGGTCAACGTGGTGGGGCTCTTCATCTTCCAGGACTGCCGGTGGATGTGTGGGAGAGCCCGGCGCGCTGCGGGAGAGAAGAGCGAGGAGAAAACGGTCATGAACGGAGAAGCAG GCCCCCTCGCCCACCAGGCTGAATCACAACAGAAAGATACGAATCAGAGTGACGGACAACCACTAAATATAAGAG GAGTTTTACTCCACGTTCTGAACGACGCGTTGGGCtccgtggtggtggtggtggcctCTGTGCTGTTCTATGTGTGGCCCGATGACGCCAACGCCCCATGCAACTGGAAGTGCTATGTGGACCCGAGCCTCACACTGGTGATGGTGGCCATCATCTTGATTTCGGCCGCTCCTCTGATGAAGGAGACCACTAGCATTCTGCTGCAGATGAGCCCGCCGGACCTGACCGTCGCCACAATCT TGGAGGACGTAAGTCGGTTGGCCGCTGTGGTCAGCGTCCACGAAGTCCACGTGTGGGAGCTGGTCAAGGACCGCAACGTGGCCACCTTGCACGTCAAAGTGAACTCTGAATTCGGCAAGTCCGAACTCAGGAGCCTCTACGCCCAGATCAGGGAGGTCTTCCACAAGGCCGGCATCCACAGCGTCACGATCCAGGTGGAGATCAGCGACGACGAACTCGACGGCAGCCTGTGTAGCAACCCCTGCATGTCCACCGGCTGTCTCAAACTGTCCTGCTGCCCCACCGAGCCCACGTTTGCTTCAGGCAACAAAGGGAACCAGTCACATTCCTTGGGAGAAGTGTCAGTAGATATGGTTGACGGTACGAAGAACGTACTTCGGGAACGGGACACTAAACAGTTAAAAGGGAAACCCACAGAGACCACCAAGTTTTAA